The nucleotide sequence TCTGGCACCTATGCAGACAACCTGGCGTATGCGCATTATCGCCGCGCAGTGCCGGCAACATTCAATTCCTCCACTTTCATGCAATCAGCCGCAGAAACAacgacaacagcaacaacagcgctGTTAGCAGTAGCGCCACAAACAGTATTTAGTCCCCAGTTCAGTGTGCAACATGTTGcaaatgatgaaaattttgcCGCCGATGATGAAGACgatgatgatgttgatggtgATGATAATGACGAAGAGGAAGTGGCGGAGGTGGCAAAGGCGATGGCAGATGACGAGGATGAAGATTTGGCGCTGGATGTGGATAATGAGGACGATGGCGATGCCGATATGGAAGATGGCGACGTTAATGAGCATGCGTCGGATGATGATCATGCCGCCGATGAGGGgcggcaacaacaaaaagttccaaataaaaaaaatagtcactTAACTAATCTATTTAAAGCGTATAAGCttaacaacaataatatttaCAGCCGCAAGTGGAATGTGAACATGCCACATCTACAACCACAACCACTGCAACAGCAACTACAACAAAATACAGCAGTGAGCCCCCATAGCCATGGTGCGCAGCAGTATGAATCTGGCAGGCGCAGCTCCAAGGCACGGCGCCATGTCACTGCCGAGCAGCGGCAGCATTGGCTTTCAcagcagcaacaccaacaacaacaccaacaaaaacaGGACACAGCACCTTTGCTAGCGCCTGGTGTTGCTCATACCGTGCCACACTCGTCTACCAGCACGCAAATACCCATCGTGCAATACCCCACCAAGAAAGTGTTTCAATTGGTTAACGGCAAGAATTTGACGCGCATTGTACACCTCTGGCCGGCCACACACTACCGCATAGCGGCTTATGAAATACCCTCCTCGCTGCCCAATCGTGGTGCACTGACAGAGCAACAACGGCGCATGCTGCAACATCAGCGCGAACAGCAGCAGCTACAGCTGCAGCAAGACCAAGCGGCGCGCTCACGTCGTGACTCACACATCTTTGGCTCATCGCAGGGCGTAGATGGCAAATTTAGCAGTGGCTTCTACAGTGGATCTACACTGGGTCAGCAAACGAATTCgcagcaacattttcaacgtcTGCAGCAGAGCAACAGCGCCAGCAGCAGCAGTTGGCAGCAAATCAGTGGCAACATTTTCCAACGTCAGCAGCCGTTTCAGCAACAACACACGCATAAGCACCAACACAATAATGGCGACGCCAACAACTACTATCGCAATCATAatcgcaacaacagcaataacaacaacaacaggaaaCACAATCAACGCCAACGCGCGCACAAACGATCGCGTCGCTATTGTTCGGCGCGCGATCCCGCCCAACTCGCATTCGAGGCGCCCATCGTATTCGAGGGCAAAATAACGTCAATGTCACCCGATCGCCGACACAATTTTGCCGCCACAGTGCAAGTGTTGAACGCATACAAGCAGCAAATTGGCTATCAGGTGAAGCGCGAACAATTTGTACGTCTGCAATTCGCCTACATCAACAGCAGCGGCGAGTGTGACATCTATCGCGAACAACTGCGGCCACGCGGTTTGGTGCCCGGCGACGAGTTGGAACTGCAACGCACCTATCTTTTCTTTGTGCAGCAAGTCGATTTGCGCAACTTCACCATTCTTGGCCAGCCGATAAGGAGGACGCGGCGCGTTGTCGAAGCAGTCAAGGATGCGGTGAGCGAAAATTATGGTGAGTTGaaagttttaattattattcatttacaAAGATTAAGAGGTAATAAACAATGTAGCGGAAGAAATTCTGTGCTGAAAATATCTAATGCGTTTGTACAATTTTCAAATGCAGCATCCGCTAATTTTTCTGCTCCGCGGCACATTGCAAATATCGCAGCTTTTGTGTGCGgcgtttattttattgtattttatttttaatatttatttaaagaaaacaaaaagctaattttttacacgtaattttttatgcaaatctcCTTGGCTATTTTTGATGCAAGTCTCGACccttaggttaagttaggttgaagcggttgtccactcaggctcatagcccattgtgatgccgcttgGGGAACTTGTCCTCagctctcctaaaaccagtgtgtatttttcaaaaattatgtacagggtttgattgaaaagtaatgagccttatttttttttaaggagttttattaaaccttttttcttatacaactaaaattcttcaaaataggacccttgagcgtcaatacaccgctggtagcggtccttccactgcaggaaacattttttaaactcatccgccgggaCCGCGCAACTCGGCtgtttttggatcgcctcgatggagtcgacacgcctccccttcagttttcggcgcgtgaacaagaagaagtccgaagGGAAcgggtctgggctgtagggatcTCGATGtaagcacgacggtcaatgttcaaaaaatcacgaacccggttcacatcttcgtctgtttgcgtcgtcgaaggccttccagatcgctgttcgtcttcgacgtcctcccggccttccttgaacgacttatgccaccgttttacctgggcactggccAGAGATTGGtctccgtaagcctccttgagtagcccaatggtttcggtaggCATAGCAATTATCAAAGTAGAAGAGTTTCAGAGTTGAAAAGCATCAAATCTTGACAAATCTGGGCATACAATTAAATTTGCCAGATTTTGAGTAAATTTGTGGCAAATTTTTGAgtaataacgaaagtgaacgcaATACTGccttaaggccctcgcctcatttgcaATGGTTTGTtcgggtgtttttctaaaagccTGTAAAACGTAAACAAAacaggtttttaatttttgttttgcgcattttattttctggtctattgttaaaaaataaaaattttttttttgctcatacgatgtttgttcaaaaagttgtcagccttcaaaaatggtctttcaaaacaAGGTACGACACGGGTTTCGACACTCACAgttgtctgaaatcaaaaagaccAAAAGGTTCTGGTTCAgtatgaatgtcgttatcgtgtgaactacgatcttaaaaaaaaaattcacaatggTGGATGTTGAAAGatgaaaaaccgttttttaccctttttttgattttaaaggtccgaaaaaattactaaacaatTGTTTTCCGAATGATACGAGTATGTCTTGTATACCGTCTTGAGTAGCCAGCCGagtctatttttttttgcaaaggtGCTTTTCTGGTGCTTCATTAAGTCTAGAAGCAAAATTTCTTGAAGATTTCTCTTTTTGAGctgtgatatttttttgtattgtaattttGTATGCTTTGAGGTGCTAGTAATCAACTTTTGGACTCTGACTAGTCTGCCCGTTGGAAGAAGAATCTAATTGACAGGGATGTCGCGATACCAAAAAATTATCGATATCTGTATCAGAACTTTTGTTGGTATCGAAAGCAAAGTATCGATATTTTCTTATGCTGCGAAAACATAAACGATAAACTTTTAACGTAATAATAAGGCGcagaaaaattgccaaaaaagtgcaacaaaattatggtttttttcagaaatttcagaaaataatttgattaaaattagtaacaaattatatataattcaagctccaatttttattttaaaattcattccattaaatctttttttagcAACAATTATTTCTAATAATCAGAGATCCAAATAAATAGAATTTATAAATTGAAAGGCTAGAATCACGGTTTTATTTCCAGTCATATTCAGAGTCACTTAAGAGCAGAAGTTATCCCATTATTTGCTTTGGCAGACGGATTCTCTATTTGTTTAAAATCGTTCTAGCTGCTGCTGAGATAGATACAAATACGTCCCTGTCTCTTGGTAAACTAAAGGTATATCGATACCAATATTAGATGATGCAACCATCAACCACTATTCTATCTCATAGCCTTCGTCTTGACGATGTTGACCTACAGTCCGATAGTGCGTGCCAGCGAAACTAATCTGTCCACCctcagtgagtttgtgagacAGGAGGCAGATATCGGAGGCGAAGTCTAGGTCCTGTGAAATTTCATacgatgcctcttttgtgcagggtcaattgGCGGCTCATAACGCCGTCTAAGAGAGTGGCGAAGAGAAGTCGCGAGACAGTGGCGAAGTGGCTTTACGCCTACGTTGGTGGTGAATGGGACGCTGCTGCTCTGCCGTTGTGAAGCACAGCGCGTTCGGAGTTATTCCCAAGGGCTCAGCgcgaactccctttctactcaacgCCAGTCATATTGAGGCTAGTTTGATTGTGTCCAGTGCCTTCTTAAAGTCAACGACCGGCATGTAAAGCGGagagcgccactcaactgattgttctactatgaTGCGAATAGTGTTGGCTTGGTGAACATAGTTTTGGTGAGGGCGAGATCCAGCTTGCTCGCGTCTTAAGGCCCGCACAAGTACCAAAGTATTTTAAGGCATATTCGTATGAAGTTCGTTAAAAGATATCCATGCTTTTATCGACCGTCTGATTATTCTTTTCATAATGCGAGCATAGATTTGGTTTTGTCGCATTTGCGGGAAAACAGTTTTAGCagcaatttgaaactttttgttTGGTTTCTCGCTATGATGGCGCTTTGGTTCTTTCCAAATCTTCCGATCGCCACCGTTAGATTTCTGTTTTCCACTGTTTTTGTAAGaagtttttaagtaaaatttttccagttaCAACACAACAACTTGTAGTATCTacctacatacagacatacgtaCATCTATGCGAGCGTGCCGCCGCTCTCGATACATTTCTTACTATTTATTGCTGCTTCTTCACTTCCTCGTACACTGAGCGTTGATTCTTGTTGGTTGTTGTtggtttaatttctttttgttgtcaACTTCACGCTCTGCTAATATCCACTAGACCGAAATAATTTATTCAACACACCCGTAAAtgagacacacacacacacacactcacacgcacatgtccatatacatatatagagttATTAAGCATGTGGTGTAAaaattgcttttgttgctgtgtgtgtgtgctacaGATATTTACCCTTCAAAAATTTGAGCACCGTTGTACCGATGCTACTAGTTTTTGTGCAAAGCAAAAAGGGTACTACTTACCAACCAGGCACAAAGTTATGCTGAATGGGACCATCTGAAGTGTTACGTAGTAGTTACAGTGTTGTGCTGCTTTGGACCAGTTCGAAAACGCAGGCCACACCGAAGGTTCATCCGAAGTAGCAATCACCGCTTACACGATTATTGCACGAAATTCTACCGAATTTCATTAGTGCGTGTTTTGAATGCTCGCGGATTTATTTACTActaacacaaacaatttttcctacagtaaaaataaatgtatattagGCGCCTTCGTTTGCAAGTGgcaaatagatgaa is from Anastrepha ludens isolate Willacy chromosome 4, idAnaLude1.1, whole genome shotgun sequence and encodes:
- the LOC128861720 gene encoding uncharacterized protein LOC128861720, which produces MYARVLRKWSLNTKLQMSIVMWRLLLLTLLLLCLCASPATCNTTNTNSNTTTLMHVSRSVRAPAYAFATASVSAITAHVPATVTATNRVAAAAARQSVSLPHSLTAPAAETVGDIIEESYYIPVDGDDVDSNIYDSRLVQALDVGNVLMGRRNAGAEGNMGSSKKRLHSSNSYRSGGSGSGSSSRIFSSSSVVSNSDSSKSKKQQQQQQQQHEKEQLNQQASGTYADNLAYAHYRRAVPATFNSSTFMQSAAETTTTATTALLAVAPQTVFSPQFSVQHVANDENFAADDEDDDDVDGDDNDEEEVAEVAKAMADDEDEDLALDVDNEDDGDADMEDGDVNEHASDDDHAADEGRQQQKVPNKKNSHLTNLFKAYKLNNNNIYSRKWNVNMPHLQPQPLQQQLQQNTAVSPHSHGAQQYESGRRSSKARRHVTAEQRQHWLSQQQHQQQHQQKQDTAPLLAPGVAHTVPHSSTSTQIPIVQYPTKKVFQLVNGKNLTRIVHLWPATHYRIAAYEIPSSLPNRGALTEQQRRMLQHQREQQQLQLQQDQAARSRRDSHIFGSSQGVDGKFSSGFYSGSTLGQQTNSQQHFQRLQQSNSASSSSWQQISGNIFQRQQPFQQQHTHKHQHNNGDANNYYRNHNRNNSNNNNNRKHNQRQRAHKRSRRYCSARDPAQLAFEAPIVFEGKITSMSPDRRHNFAATVQVLNAYKQQIGYQVKREQFVRLQFAYINSSGECDIYREQLRPRGLVPGDELELQRTYLFFVQQVDLRNFTILGQPIRRTRRVVEAVKDAVSENYGELKVLIIIHLQRLRGNKQCSGRNSVLKISNAFVQFSNAASANFSAPRHIANIAAFVCGVYFIVFYF